In the genome of Arachis stenosperma cultivar V10309 chromosome 6, arast.V10309.gnm1.PFL2, whole genome shotgun sequence, the window TGCAATGCTTTCCTTCATTCATACTTCAATTTTGTGGTAATGGCTACTAGACAGAGGCGCAACTATGAACTTAttgttttgttaaatttttatataaccTTTGATGCAATTTCTATCCCTTCTGTAAGTTTGtgaattaaaaagatatatattaaaagGAGATTAGAACatgaaattaagaaataaataaagCTCAAATAGATTGACCTttgttgtttgttttttttcttttctttattctCTATTGTCTAAAATGTCAATTGCTGATACTTTTGTATCATCCAATAAACTTGGAAATATATATTTCATCATTTAAAAGCATTGATAAGAACTAGAACAGATTTTGgtttaattaaattgaattttgatgagTAGGAGcaattttttttcgtttgcagCTTAAACATATGATGCTTTGATGAGATGGTTTCATTGTGATTTTAGGGTTTGTATATTGAACTTTAGGATTTATGGGATTAGGGAGGGAATTCCAATTCAGCTTGCTCATGATGGCTTGAGAGTCTCGACAAACTTAGAAGGTAATAATGTTTTTGGATCTCAATCTCCATTTTGCTAATCTAGATCAGTACATATCGAACTAGGATATGAGATGTTCATTATGATCAATGCAATGCTTCTATCTCTGACATATCACCACTTTGGGGATGTATGTGCCTGTCAAAATGATTTCATCTCTGGGTTTAttattgcattttaattttataaaacttTTTCTTATAAATTCTAAAAGTAGATGACATCCAGGTTGTGTTTGCTGAAGAAGATAGAATGGGTGTGGATAGAAAATGTAATATTatctcaaaattattttcaaattgaGGATGGACCTCAAGAATGTGATATTATCTCCATTATACCACAAAGAGATCAATTCATTgtccaaattatttataaatgGTCCTTTTGGTTCCGCTTCTCATGAACATGTAAAGTATGACATTGTGTTACTGTCTATTGATTGGCTTTGGTGTTGGATCCACCACTTCCATTAGCATTCGTAAATATGTAGCTATTACACATTGATCATGTTGGGGCATTTATATATGTAGTctgctttctatttttttatgttatactGTACAGTACTAAAATTCAATTTGAAGACAATTTTTTCCATTAAGTAAACaccaaaattttgatatttgacATTTGTAATAAAGCAGTTTCAGATGATACAGTAGCTTAACAAAGGATCCACTTGAAGCATATATTTGATTATAAGAGAGCAAAACTACTTTGATTGGTTTAGAGATTATAATGAATGAATTTTACAACCTCAGACATCAATAAGGTATGGCTTAACTTGAGTGCACAAGCTTATTGTCTCATTCTTGCTTAAGTAATACCATTGAGATAAGTAATATCATGTTAAATAATTGATACAGGGACAATATCAGTTATGTCATGATATGATATACCTaagttttttaatttctaactATTTTCTAACATGTTATCACTCTTTAAGTTgcattagattttttattttgactaGTAAAATAGTACCTATTATGATCAATCATTTTAAGCTGTTTATATGTATGTTTTTGCCTATAATTAGAGTCATTAAAACGAGTTAAAACTCACGAGATAATTCGTTAACTTGCAAGAAAAAGGCAAGTTGAACCAGCAAaacatgtatatatatgtgacgattaatatatcttttttatttaacaatgtGGGATGTATTTGTGCAGTGAAAATCGAGGAGCGCTTAAACtgtgtttttttaaataaaattcggCAAAGCCATGTAAAATATGTACTTTAGTTTGGGGATTCCTGGATTGTTTAAAATCTGTGGATTTCTGTTGCATCTCTTTGCTTGCATTAACAATTTTGTTAATTGTGATGTTTGTATGTTTCTGGTATTATATCTTTACCTTCACTTTTATCTTCTAAGATAATGCTACAATCTTTAAACTAATACCCCATCAGCCAAAAAATTTAGGACATGGAGAAAATACCCCTTTTAAATACACATTTAAGAGGAGAGGGAATCAAAATAACTAAATGAGTGATGAGAGTACTTTGACTTTAGGAGTTTGGTTACAAAAGagagataaataaaaaattagtatcaGTAGATTGGCTTATTTTGGGAATCATAGTAAGAGAGTTTAAGTTCAAATTTAAAAGAATGTTCAAAAGAATGAGTGGGATGAATTTAGATCctctaaatttaaaatttgtactTTAGAAGATAAAGTATGATCTTATGCCCTTAAATggtttctctctcatatttatttttgatcccacctataaaataaataataagaaatcacactttactctctaaaatgTACTTCAAATTTTAGAGAATCCAAATCCGAGTGGAATAGGTTCACTCAAGAATATATTAAGTtagaaattgaaaagataaaaacttTCCCTGaatttagtgttttttttttcttttttaaataaataggATGCAGGAGGATCTTTTTTAAACAATTTGATAAAAGAATAATACTATATTGAAGAGAAAAATTTTGGTAAATagtgaaatttattttttgaccaaaaaaattgacaaaatatttataatgtgtaatgcatatttttttagtttaaatttaataaaatatttcttcgcccaattttatttttcacaaaaaattCCTCTCAAAGGAGAGAAGGCTCTTCGAAATCTTTATACTTAGAAAAATTCTCAAAAATAGTGCAAAATATGTGGATGCTTTGATAAAATTAGTGcaatgatataaataattatcaGTAATTTAATACAAAAAGATTAAAGTAATAAAGATACATCTAACcatattttttttccatttttattttatctattattcTTCACTATATTAATAAAGGAAGTGAGGGAAACAATTTTAATTACAACAATAATAAATGAGTACTCTGCCATAGTAAAGATGCAAAAAATTAATTGGGtgatttttcatatttaaaAGTGAATTTGTATTtctatattaataatatttttaaatataaacttTTGTTAACTATAGTAATAATAAATCTTGACGTTTTGactgtttaaaaaaatatttgcgTCCACAATACGTTTTTATAATTTCAGAATGGAAAAGTCTAGGGCCAGCAGTtttgttgaattttggccaacatgtaaccagcagagaaatgtgagtcattggatgaaatctcacaccaatctcacactattaaattatcattgatgGTTATTTGCTGGCTACCAATCACAAAAGTTGCTGACCCCTAACATTActcaaaaacattttaaatagttaatttcacatttataaaatagttaattaatcatatttttttagtttagttaAAATATTCTTTTGAAGGTTATCATTATTAATCGAATTAAACATCAACATAATAAAAGAGATTAAtcattgaattttttttgtataataaataaattaattcttttaataaatatatactaATCTTTCTATAAACAAACTACATATAAATACAGTAAAATAGATTATGTATATAACTTGCGTTACCACAAATTATACACTAGGATTTAGTAATATAACTAAATGTTAATTAATTAGCATTTGTTGTTTGTGTAATTATAatataaactatttttattaaaattttattttttttgaattctaTAACAGTAATAGAGTGTAAcaacatttatttaaatatataaatataataaattttatattcaagtaaaatataataacaaaTTCAACATTTGGCTTGCATGTAGCGTTAGTCTTACACTAAAAAAAGTTAATAGTGTCTAATTTATTTAAGAAACATGAAACAAATAGATCTTAGCAtacaacttttttttaatagataTTAATATGAGttataaaaataagattattTAGCCTCTATAAATATAGGTTGgaacaattttatatattgaataataaatttttatatacaaaGGCTTTTCAAATGAAAAGTAATAActattaatattaatagatatgtactaataaatttttattcgtACGGGTTTTACactagtaataataataataataataatatctaacaCATTCGCTCGGTTTTACactagtaataataataataataatatctaacaCAATTATGGGTTGAAAGTGATAAGTTGTgaaattattttcaatgtgACATTGTGACTGTTCTAATGTTTAATCTCTTGATTTTGCCATTATCACAAGACTGATTGATATCATATTTCTTCTTTGTTAACCAATGTATATTTTTCCCTATTAATGCATAGGGGCAAGACTCATCATCAAATAGAAAGCATAGTTTAATTGGTGAACAGAGTATGCAGCCCGTCCGATTTAATCAACAATGATATGATTACcatgtttttcaaattttactTTCCTTGAAACCGTGAAAGTGGAATTTGATCTCAAATCTAAGAGGAAGACAGACACATTCCCTTGCCATAAGATCACTTACATGcttcaaataatatatattttatactccTAAGTGTGTTGACTTACTATTTATGccattttattatttaatgtcATCTCAGTCAACTTGAATTTACTGGTTAAAATAATGACCGAGTGGTCTTGGCAAAGTCAATAAGTGATCTGAACATAATAATTATGAAATAGTATATTGACGATGTAAGTAAAATACCCACACTTAATTGATCCTAGGATTACTCACTCATATAAACGACGttatcatattttttatctctCAAACTCACCACACTCATAATAATAAGAAGagaattttttgaaacaaaCACCAAGTATTTTGATTCATGGAGAGATAATTAACAACATACATATGAAGTCTTTATATAGGCAAACCTTCataataaaatagtaatttttATAACAACTAAGCACTAGTTGTAATGATTCAAGAAACAAGTAGAAATTTTACTAGTCAAATTCCTTGTtcaattttgtttcaaattctTAGTCATCAATCTTGAAGCTTCCAATTCATGATTCATCATTCTTCTAGTATGGAGGTGATGAGTACAACTTGTTCATGATTCTTCCAACTTGATTTGTAGCCTTCAATTTTGACTAGGAGATAAAGTTTGACTTGTGATTCTTCTAGCTTCTAGTTTCATCACTTATAATTCTTGTAACTTCTAATTTCATGATAGTTCTAGTATGGTATAGTTGTACTACTCTCTTGAATATTCTTGATTTAATTATCTAACATTGCCTCCCTTAAATCAAGCTTGTAGAGTTTATCATTCCAAGCATCTTCTTCAACTTGTTAAATAATTCTGTCTTCAATGGTTTTATAAAGATATCTGCAACTTGGTCTTCAGTGGGACAGTACTCAATCAAAACTTCTTTCTCATTCACCAATTCTCTAATTTTGTGAAATCGAATATCAATATGCTTCGATCTTCCATGGAATACTAGATTTTTGCAAAGTGCAATAGCTGACTTGTTATCACAAAATATTATTGTTGGAGTACTTTGTTTCTCGTTTAACTCCTCAAGAATTCTTCTTAGCCAAACTGCTTGTGTTGCACAACTTGCTGCTGCTATATATTCTGCTTCTGCTGTAGATAGTGCTACTACTGGTTGTTTCTTTGACGACCATGAAATTGCACCAGAACCAAGATGAAATACAAACCCTGAAgtactttttcttgtttctaTATCTCCGGCCCAATCACTATCACTGTAGCCAACAAGATTTACTTCATTagtattctcataataaatttCATCATTTAAAGTACCTTTGATATATCGAAGAATTCTCTTTGCCGCTTGCAAATGGTTGATACAAGGCTCCTCCATAAATCTGCTAAGCAAACCAACTCCAAACACAATATCTGGTCTAGTCGCAGTCAAGTATCTCAGACTTCCAATCAAGCTTTTGTAGTATGTGGGATTTACTGCTCTTCCTTTATCTTCTCTCAAAAATTTGAACTTCTCTTCGACTAGAGTAGAAACTGGTTTTGAGTGCTCCAtctaaaatttcttcaaaatatCATTTGCATATTTCTTTTGAGAAATGAAAATTCCACCATATTTTTGAACTACTTCAATGCCAAGAAAGTAAGACATCAAGCCCATATCTGTCATTTCAAAGTGCTTTATCATAGCCTCCCTGAATTCTGCAattatcttcaaattgttcCTAGTAAAGATCAAATCATCAACATAAAGACACACGATCAAGATATCTCCATTTTCAACGAACTTGATATAAAGAGTATGCTTAAACGGACATCTTCTGAAACCATTCTCAATGAAATAAGAATCAATCTTCTTGTACCATGCTCTTGGTGCTTGCTTTAATTCGTACAAAGCTTTCTTCAATTTATAAACTTTATCTTCTTTTCCAAGAACTTCATATCCTACAGGTTGCTCAACATACACTTCTTCTTCTAAAGTGCCATTTAGAAATGCAgacttaacatccatttgatgtATCTTCCGCTTATTTTGAGCCGAGAGTGAAATAATCATACGAATAGTATCTAATCTAGAAATAGGAGCAAATACTTCAAAGTAGTCAATACCTGGTTTTTGTTTGTATCCTTTTGCAACTAATCTTGCTTTGAAACGATCAACTTCACCACTAGGTTTGTACTTAGTCTTGTAAACCCACTTTACTCCAATCGGCTTCTTATCTGCTGGTAAATCTGTCAGCTCCCATGTGTCATTCTTCTCAATGGCATGAATCTCCTCATCcattgctttcttccaattgttGTCTTTAAAGGCTTCTTCAAAGTTCAACGGCTCACAATCTGAAAATAGATCAAAATTTATGATTTCTTCATCGGACAGATCGTTGTCATTGCCTACTTCATAATCTGCTAATCTAGCAGGTAGTCTCCTCTCTCTTTGAGGTCTTCTAGATGATTCTGGTTGTTCGGTTGTGTCTGGTTGTCtttcttcattatcatcacaTGTATTTGAAATTACAATCGACTGCTTTTCTGTCTTTATGTTCCAGTCCCACATGGCTTTCTCGTCAAACGTCACGTCTCTGCTGATGATCACTTTCTTTGTTTCTGGATTGTACAACTTGTATGCTTTTGAGTCTGTGCTATAGCCAATAAAGATACACTTCTCGCCTTTGTCATCTAACTTCTTCCTTAATTGATCTGGTACGTGGGCATAAACGATACACCCAAAGACTCTGAAATGATGAATGGAAGGCCGCTTTCCACTCCAAGCTTCCTCTGGAGTTTTATCACGAACACTTTTTGTTGGACACCTGTTTAAAATATGAACTGCTGTTGTGACTGCTTCTGCCCAAAACTCTTTAGGCATTTGTTTTGACTTGAGCATGCATCTGACCATATCCATGATGGTTCTATTCTTTCTTTCAGCAACtccattttgttgaggagtGTATCTAGTTGTTAGTTGGTGTTGAATTTCGTGTTGCTTAAAGTATTCTGAACATGCAAGATATTCTGTTCCTCTGTCTGTTCTGAGAATTTTGGTTTTACAGCTACTTTGTTTTTCGACAAACGCCTTGAATGTCTTAAAGACATCACATGCTTCTGATTTTTGCTTCAGAAAGTATACCCATGTATATCTActaaaatcatcaataaaagtgaTAAAGCACCTGCTACCACCATTACTTGGAACTTCTATAGAACAAAGATCTGAATGCACAATTTCATGTAATCTTCTAGCTCTCCAAGACTTTCCTGTAGGGAATGGATCTCTGTGCTTCTTTTCCAGTTGACAAATCTCACAAACACAATTGGGAATATGAATCCGTGGTAGACTAGAAACAAGTCCTTTTCTTGACAGTTAGTTTAAGCCAGAAAAATGAAAGTGCCCAAACCGCATATGCCACAACCAGTTATCATCAAGTATTACAGAACTCATGCAAGAGGGATTAACATGTTGAATTTTTAACGGAAACATTCTGTTTGAAGTCATCTTTGCTTTATCAATGAACCTTCCATTGTTGTCAAATACAGTGCAATATCCACGATAAGTTATCATCTTATATCCCTTCTCAGATAATTGCCCCATACTCAGTAAATTGTAATCAAGTTCAGGAGCATAGAAAACATCAGAAATATAACTCAGAGAACCATCTTTCAATCTAATTGGCATGTGCCCTTTTCCTTCAATAGGGATCTTTGTACTATTACCAAACTTCAATAATAGTTTAACTGAATCATCTATTGAAGAAAATAACTCCTTTCTACCAGACATATGATTACTGCAAGCATTATCCAAGTACCatatattttcatctttagcACATGAATTActtgtaaaaaataaagtctGAGTACCCAGATTATCATCAGTTTTTTGATGCTGATTTTCTGCAACGTGTGCTTGATTGTTATTCACCATTTTGAATATGCAATCTGCTACTTTGTGTCCATACTTTCCACAATGAAAACAGTTGAAATTGGTTCTTTCTTGATAAAAATTGCCTCGACCTCTTCCTCAGTTGACAGGCCTGAAATTCGTTCCACCTCTTCCTTGATTAGGTGGTGTAAAATTGTTGTAACTTCCTTGGTTGTAATTGCCACGACCTCTACCTCTAAAACTTCCTCTGCCTCTACTGTGAAAATTAAAACCGACCTCGTCCTTCTTGTGTACGGCTTGATTCTGCAACGTTGTTGAAATTCACTCGACTTTTCAGGGCTTCCTCGGTTGATTTTTCTGACTTCTCCAGTATTCTACTGATGTGGCTTTCCATGGTTCCTTGCAACTCTGCAATCGTCATAGTATCCATATCGTGGGACTCTAGTATCGTAGTCACCACATGGTCATACTTCATCGGCATGGTCCAAAGAATTTTCTCCACCACTTTGCTATCGGGCATATCTTCTCTATAGACTCTCATCTTATTGACAAGATCTGTAACACGAGTAAAATATTGCTCAACGGTTTCTGAGCTAGACATCTCGTACCTTTCATATGCTCTTCTTAAAGACTGTAGCTTTGCTTTCTGAGCTTTATCTACGCCTTTGTATGACAGCTTCAACGTGTTCCATGCTTCCTTTGCACTTTTGGCATTTGCTATTTTGCCAAACACCGTATAATCTACTCCTTGATGAATTTGAGATAGCGCCAATTGATCTCTCCTTTGTTGGGCAACATTTGCTCCTTCTTGCAAACCTGGTTCAATGAAATTCCACAGGTTCTGGGCCTTCAAATGGGTGGACATCAAAGTCTCCCAATAACTATAATCAAGTTTCCCATCTAACTTGGGACCGGACCACACAATATTGAAAGTGTTTGCCATACTGACTCTATGAATAAACAACTATGTGAGAACTCTCTCACACCTCACAAACTCTCAAACACCAGGCGCTGGATTAAccagctctgataccaattgtaAGTAAAATACCCACACTTAATTGGCCCTAGGATCACTCACTCATATAAACGACACtatcatatttttcatctcTCAAACTCACTAACACTCATAATAATAAGGAGagaattttttgaaacaaaCACTAAGTATTTTGATTCATGGAGAGATAATTAACAACATACATATGAAGCCTTTATATAGGCAAACCTTCataataaaatagtaatttttATAACAACTAAGCACTAGTTGTAATGATTCAAGAAACAAGTAGAAATTTTACTAGTCAAATTCCTTGTtcaattttgtttcaaattctTAGTCATCAATCTTGAAGCTTCCAATTCATGATTCATCATTCTTCTAGTATGGAGGTGATGAGTACAACTTGTTCATGATTCTTCCAACTTGATTTGTAGCCTTCAATTTTGACTAGGAGATAAAGTTTGACTTGTGATTCTTCTAGTTTCTAGTTTCATCACTTATAATTCTTGTAACTTTTAATTTCATGATAGTTTTAGTATGCTATAGTTGTACTACTCTCTTGAATATTCTTGATTTAATTATCTAACAGACGAGATTGCCAAAATCAATTTTCTTAGAACTGatgttttcctttttctttttttgcaaCTTCATTTGTTAAAAACTGGTGACAGAGACGTACATCACTCAGGCTGAGTTTGTTAAGAACTGATGTTTTCTCAGATAATGATGTTCTTTGCTATATGGCTAAAGTTAACAGAGTTGAGCACAGAGACTTGGAATATTTCAACCCTGGTAGTAGTCAAATCTCCGATCCTCTTGCATACTGTGTTACACATCAAACACCATATTCCAACATATTTTATTGTAAGGAGGGAAACACTGAATGGTGCCTGGAGATACACTGCTAGCAACTATTATTCAAACATATGTATTGCaaagtttattttcttttcccaTAAAAGGTTTCAACGTAAAGTGCCTAGACACTCGCAAACAAAACCCATATCTTATTATCTTGATGTTCTTATTGCTTTCCTAAGTTTTGCTTGTTTCAGTGCCTTCAACCCATCTCTTTATCCTTCTAAGCAGCTTTCCGCTTTTCGAACGAGTTCCATTATTGCCGTGACGAAAGGAAACAAAATGAGAAACACTGTGATGCTCAAAGGATGAACCATCATCATCATGTGATTGATCATGGTCGGAGTCATAATGAGTAACTTGAAGATCGCTTCCTCCTCCAGGTTCAAGTTCTATGTTGTTGTCTCCGTGCTGATGCTGATGTACGTTGTCATGGTGCCTTGTTATCTCGTGCCTTAAGCAAGCATTGGTCCAACGCAAGTGAATCAGTTCTTTAGCTTCATCTGCTTGTTCCTTCTTCACATGGTCCAATTCATCCACAACATGGTTGTAATCTTCCCTACTTACCTCAATCTGCATATGGAAAATCTTTGCACTTTAGTTGTATTGTATTAGTGTTATTACAAAGTACAATTTTTATAATAACTTCTAATTTTGTGAGCGGAACCGAATTATTTGAGTGACACACTCTTTTTTTTCGTCTTAAAACAACTATCtaacaaaatattcaaaattcaaGACCTTTAAACACAGCTGATGACAGCTGAGCTATGTGTTCAATGGTATTATTAAAATGGAGTTCTTTGCGGTGAAAAGTGAAGATTGTAACTAAGTTTTTGCATTGTAAATCtcgttttttttaaatatattttattaataaaataaataattttcacTTTTTATCCAACTAACTTTTTTCTATagtattattcttattaaaataaagtttaatcATTTTGTTAATAGTATAGTCTTATATATATCATACAATTTAAACAAATTGTTATTTGTTATTTTGTTAGTAGCACGGGTTAGTTCTATAGTCttatttaattgttttttttttctaaaaaaacaaagtaattatattag includes:
- the LOC130934162 gene encoding uncharacterized protein LOC130934162 translates to MANTFNIVWSGPKLDGKLDYSYWETLMSTHLKAQNLWNFIEPGLQEGANVAQQRRDQLALSQIHQGVDYTVFGKIANAKSAKEAWNTLKLSYKGVDKAQKAKLQSLRRAYERYEMSSSETVEQYFTRVTDLVNKMRVYREDMPDSKVVEKILWTMPMKYDHVVTTILESHDMDTMTIAELQGTMESHISRILEKSEKSTEEALKSRVNFNNVAESSRTQEGRGRF